Proteins co-encoded in one Papaver somniferum cultivar HN1 chromosome 5, ASM357369v1, whole genome shotgun sequence genomic window:
- the LOC113280104 gene encoding uncharacterized protein LOC113280104, protein MEDKLTPTEIDAIVTTLETKLSATLETKLGNKIETSFSSLETKFATKLDSATNSLKYVLAMHGDCLDKLWKHAGFGDLEPLEGYVNKNKITIPLNYDEDDKAEELKEQQWVDEKRLKFGMNPYGTLPEYKLKDDIPSFHGGLHIEDLLDWFYEVDSFFTFMEVPESSQVKLVAYKLKGGAAAWWEKLGEDRRNAHKPPTRTWQRMRQLLRDQFLPRDYMQQLFIKLQNCRQGARLVEEYVAEFYALVARNQLNETEKKLVARFIAGLNNLIQQGLTESVFSMVEAIQQAIRVERRGSTVFVDPHDRSANQPYQQQQPTSVPSEPAPTMHISSAKPRQPPPQRNFVRNTKGNKFQQDFPPLSKPSNPYSKFRGDKCNKCNQTGHTSIDYRKFHAYINETSDETQEKEALRDDELFYLQEHETYDADFLGMIRPVLITKPCPTQRHNIFISHCFIEDKICTMIIDSGSTENYVSAKLVEKLGLPVTLHPKPYSVGWINNSSTQKINHQCLVKFSFPGYSDYVLYDVINMIAARFTKILWPLQSSNSVKEPSDKKTNALVATIVHSLQPNHYLSSREADKPMVEIPDKVQPLLSYFSDLFPTELPNVLPPLRNLQHHIDFIPGTSIPNQPHYSNNEEEHISHLSQVFQAVQDNFLCVNLKKCTFFTNKVTFLGYIVSDTGISVDDSKVKAIVDWPTPTSIREVRSFHGLASFYRIFVRNFSTIAAGLTDCLKCDTFEWTEEADKSFNLLKEKLCSAPVLYMPNFDKPFEIHCDISVVGIGVVLSQEGHPVAYYSEKNSDTRKKWSTYELELIALVQALKNWHPYLIQSEFVFNTDNQALKFLKTSAKVNRMHDRWLSTINQYTFSIKHKSEKLNQVVDALSRRAHVLVTLKHERSVDDFLIQEGFLFKGKRLCIPQYSQRLHLIQELHGNGLGGHFGRDKTIALVEEHYFCPSIKRDVQKYVQKCMVCQQSKGNIQNTGLYTPLSIPEAPWVDISMDFVLGLPRTVRGNYSIMVVVDRYSKMAHFIA, encoded by the exons ATGGAAGACAAGTTAACACCAACTGAAATTGATGCCATTGTCACAACACTTGAAACCAAGCTCAGCGCAACACTTGAAACCAAGCTCGGCAACAAAATTGAAACGTCTTTTAGTTCCTTAGAAACCAAGTTTGCTACCAAGCTTGATTCAGCTACAAATTCTCTAAAATATGTACTTGCTATGCATGGAGATTGTTTAGACAAATTATGGAAACATGCTGGTTTTGGTGACTTG GAACCCTTGGAAGGTTATGTTAACAAAAATAAGATTACCATACCCCTCAACTATGATGAAGATGACAAAGCTGAAGAACTCAAAGAGCAACAATGGGTTGATGAAAAACGATTAAAATTTGGTATGAATCCTTATGGAACTTTACCAGAATATAAGTTGAAGGATGATATACCTAGTTTTCATGGTGGTTTACATATTGAAGACTTGctggattggttttatgaagtcgATTCCTTTTTCACTTTCATGGAAGTTCCTGAATCTTCTCAAGTTAAACTGGTAGCTTATAAATTAAAAggtggagctgcagcttggtgggaaaAACTCGGTGAAGATCGACGCAATGCTCATAAACCTCCTACACGTACATGGCAAAGAATGAGACAATTATTAAGAGATCAATTCTTACCTAGAGAttatatgcaacaactttttattAAGCTTCAAAACTGTCGACAAGGGGCCAGATTAGTTGAAGAATACGTTGCTGAGTTCTATGCTTTAGTTGCTCGTAACCAATTGAATGAAACTGAAAAGAAATTAGTTGCACGTTTTATAGCTGGTTTGAATAATTTAATTCAACAGGGACTCACGGAGTCCGTGTTTTCAATGGTTGAAGCCATCCAACAAGCTATTAGAGTTGAAAGGCGT GGATCAACTGTCTTTGTTGATCCACATGACAGAAGTGCAAACCAACCatatcagcaacaacaacctACTTCTGTTCCTTCAGAACCTGCTCCTACAATGCATATCTCATCTGCTAAGCCACGCCAGCCTCCTCCACAACGAAATTTTGTTCGTAATACTAAAGGTAATAAGTTTCAACAAGATTTTCCACCATTATCTAAACCCTCTAACCCTTACTCAAAATTTCGAGGAGATAAATGTAACAAGTGCAACCAAACTGGCCATACTTCTATTGATTATCGCAAATTCCATGCTTACATTAATGAAACTTCAGACGAAACACAAGAAAAAGAAGCATTAAGAGATGATGAATTATTTTATCTTCAAGAACATGAGACTTATGATGCAGATTTCCTTGGGATGATTCGAccagttttaatcactaaacCATGTCCTACTCAGAGACATAATATTTTCATATCTCATTGTTTCATTGAAGATAAGATTTGCACTATGATCATTGACAGTGGAAGTACAGAaaactatgtttctgcaaagTTAGTTGAGAAACTTGGTTTACCTGTTACTCTTCATCCAAAACCGTATTCAGTTGGATGGATAAACAACTCTTCCACTCAGAAAATTAATCATCAATGTTTGGTGAAGTTTTCTTTCCCTGGGTATTCAGATTATGTTTTGTATGATGTTATTAACATGATTGCAGCAA GGTTTACTAAAATTCTATGGCCTTTACAATCTTCTAATTCAGTCAAGGAACCATCAGATAAGAAGACAAATGCACTAGTTGCTACCATTGTTCATTCTTTGCAACCAAATCATTATTTGAGTTCTCGTGAAGCTGATAAACCAATGGTGGAAATTCCAGacaaggtacaacctttattatctTATTTCAGTGACTTATTTCCTACTGAATTACCCAATGTTTTGCCTCCATTAAGAAATCTACAACATCACATAGACTTTATACCTGGAACTTCTATTCCTAATCAACCTCATTATAG CAACAATGAAGAagagcatatttcacatttatctCAAGTCTTTCAGGCAGTGCAAGACAATTTTTTGTGTGTGAATCTAAAGAAGTGCACTTTCTTTACAAACAAGGTCACTTTCTTGGGATATATTGTGTCGGATACTGGTAtttctgtggatgattctaaAGTTAAGGCAATTGTGGATTGGCCTACTCCAACATCTATTCGTGAAGTAAGAAGTTTTCATGGGTTAGCTTCTTTCTATAGAATATTTGTGAGAAACTTTAGTACCATTGCAGCTGGTTTGACAGATTGTTTGAAGTGTGATACTTTTGAGTGGACTGAAGAAGCAGATAAGAGctttaatcttcttaaggaaaaaTTGTGCAGTGCACCTGTTCTTTACATGCCAAATTTTGATAAACCTTTTGAGATTCATTGTGATATTTCTGTTGTTGGCATTGGTGTTGTGTTATCTCAGGAAGGACATCCAGTTGCATACTatagtgaaaagaattcagataCAAGGAAGAAGTGGTCTACTTATGAGTTGGAATTAATTGCTCTTGTTCAAGCTCTTAAGAATTGGCATCCTTATCTTATTCAAAGTGAATTTGTTTTCAATACTGATAATCAAGCTCTCaagtttttgaaaacttcagCAAAGGTTAATAGGATGCATGATAGATGGTTATCTACTATTAACCAATATACTTTTTCCATTAAACATAAAAGTGAGAAACTTaatcaagttgttgatgcttTGAGTAGGAGAGCTCATGTTTTGGTTACTCTTAAACATGAGA GAAGTgttgatgattttctcattcaagaAGGGTTTCTCTTTAAAGGAAAACGTttatgtattccacaatattCCCAACGTCTTCATCTCATCCAAGAATTACATGGAAATGGCCTTGGTggacattttggacgtgataaaacAATAGCTTTGGTTGAAGAACATTATTTTTGTCCTTCTATTAAAAGAGATGTTCAAAAgtacgtacaaaaatgcatggtttgtCAACAGTCTAAAGGTAATATTCAAAACACTGGCTTGTATACTCCTCTATCAATTCCTGAAGCTCCTTGGGTGgatattagcatggatttcgtGCTTGGTTTACCCCGTACTGTGAGGGGGAATTATTCTATTATGGTAGTTGTTGATCGTTACTCAAAGATGGCTCACTTCATAGCATGA
- the LOC113280105 gene encoding probable leucine-rich repeat receptor-like protein kinase At1g35710, with amino-acid sequence MLLRASIAYATLLVLMLVSSYDVLFASGSSFSLTHKKQHLQVVGAEQEVEALLKWKSTLVNKNHSLLSSWKMMNSTASTTSPCKWYGITCNNGGSVVELKLTALGLQGTLHSFNFTYFSNFVTLDLSDNMLFGTIPSRISYLPKLTHLDLSLNKLSGHIPSEIDSLTRLSYLDLSQNQISGFIPREIGNLYSLTQLDLSGNNLVGSIPTSICNLTHLVVLNSYKNQLSGSIPQHIGRLRSLALLSVYGNNLIGSIPASLTNLSSLDTLFLSDNQLTGIIPQDIGKLSSLTLMELWRNNLIGPIPTSVCHLDNLVGLAVFENQLSGSIPQHIGRLRSLAALSVYGNNLIGSIPASLTNLTSLDTLYLFDNQLTGIIPRDIGKLSSLTRLELWKNNLIGPIPTSMCHLANLVGLAVFENQLTGSIPQDIGKLRSLKILLMSQNKLTGSIPSSVGNLSNLIELTISQNQLTGSIPASVGHLRNLNLLYLFENFFYGSLPVGINNITLLKRLSLNDNKFSDNLTEAFHVYPYLERFTVQNNMMYGELSKDWGDCQNLTALSFRGNNITGRIPSEMGKLKILRELYLGSNNLVGAVPKELLKLSSLVDLRLNNNQLSGRLPCTIGLLSNLQYLDLSANKLIGSIPKKLGECLNLLSLNLSRNNFNESIPPQIGNLDSLQILLDLSYNELSGKIPSAFGKLNKLEHLNLSHNRFSGSIPSSFDQMLSLAIVDVSFNELSGPLPNTKAFKDAPVYVLKNNKGLCGNSSRGLKPCNTNSIIEVEEEVKENAKERILFYGVIALGFAVGFWGLFLVLLLKKEKWWFGYWRIIDSIVTRIIRCIHKN; translated from the exons ATGTTGCTACGAGCAAGCATTGCCTATGCTACTTTATTAGTTTTAATGTTGGTTTCATCGTACGACGTTCTTTTTGCTTCTGGTTCTTCTTTTTCTCTAACTCATAAAAAACAGCATTTACAAGTAGTTGGTGCAGAACAAGAAGTAGAGGCACTTCTGAAATGGAAATCAACCCTTGTCAACAAAAATCATTCTCTCCTCTCTTCATGGAAGATGATGAACTCTACTGCGAGTACAACGAGTCCGTGCAAGTGGTATGGAATCACTTGTAATAATGGAGGAAGTGTGGTGGAATTAAAATTAACAGCTTTAGGGTTACAAGGTACGCTTCATAGTTTCAACTTCACATATTTCTCAAACTTTGTTACTCTTGACTTGAGCGACAACATGCTTTTTGGAACCATTCCATCTCGAATTAGTTACCTTCCAAAACTCACCCACCTTGATCTTTCCTTGAATAAGCTTTCTGGACATATTCCATCAGAAATAGATTCTCTTACAAGGCTTTCATATTTAGACCTTTCTCAAAATCAGATTAGTGGATTTATCCCTCGAGAAATTGGCAATTTATATTCTCTCACTCAGCTAGATTTGTCTGGAAACAATCTGGTTGGGTCAATTCCTACTTCAATATGCAATTTAACCCACTTGGTCGTGTTGAATAGCTATAAAAATCAACTCTCTGGCAGCATCCCTCAACATATAGGAAGGCTAAGATCTCTAGCTCTTTTATCAGTGTATGGGAACAATCTCATTGGTTCAATTCCCGCTTCTTTAACCAATTTGAGTAGCCTAGACACTCTTTTCCTATCCGATAACCAACTTACTGGTATCATTCCTCAAGATATAGGAAAGCTAAGTTCTCTTACCCTCATGGAGTTGTGGAGAAACAATCTCATTGGCCCCATCCCTACTTCTGTGTGCCACTTGGACAACCTCGTCGGTTTAGCAGTTTTTGAAAATCAACTCTCTGGAAGCATCCCTCAACATATAGGAAGGCTAAGATCTCTAGCTGCTTTATCAGTGTATGGGAACAATCTCATTGGTTCAATTCCTGCTTCTTTAACCAATTTGACTAGCCTAGACACTCTTTACCTGTTTGATAACCAACTTACTGGTATCATTCCTAGAGATATAGGAAAGCTAAGTTCTCTTACCCGCTTGGAGTTGTGGAAAAACAATCTCATCGGCCCCATCCCTACTTCTATGTGCCACTTGGCCAACCTCGTCGGTTTAGCAGTTTTTGAAAATCAACTAACTGGTTCCATACCTCAAGACATAGGAAAGCTAAGGTCTTTGAAAATCTTACTTATGTCCCAAAACAAACTCACTGGTTCAATCCCTTCTTCGGTGGGTAATTTGAGCAATTTAATTGAATTAACTATCTCACAGAATCAACTAACTGGATCAATCCCTGCGTCCGTGGGTCACTTGAGAAACTTGAATTTACTTTATCTTTTTGAGAATTTCTTTTATGGTTCATTACCAGTTGGAATCAACAATATAACTCTGTTAAAACGATTGTCTTTGAATGATAACAAATTTTCTG ATAATTTAACCGAGGCGTTTCACGTGTATCCATATCTAGAAAGGTTTACAGTGCAAAACAATATGATGTATGGTGAACTCTCAAAAGACTGGGGGGATTGTCAAAATTTGACAGCCCTATCATTCAGAGGGAACAATATCACCGGTAGAATACCATCTGAAATGGGGAAGTTGAAGATTTTAAGGGAACTTTATCTTGGTTCAAATAATTTAGTAGGAGCAGTTCCAAAAGAGTTGTTGAAACTGTCCTCGTTAGTTGATTTACGTTTGAACAATAACCAGCTCTCCGGTAGGTTGCCTTGCACAATTGGATTGTTATCCAACCTGCAATATCTTGATTTATCAGCCAATAAACTCATCGGATCAATACCCAAGAAACTAGGGGAGTGTTTAAATTTACTATCATTGAATTTGAGCAGGAACAATTTTAATGAAAGCATCCCACCTCAGATCGGTAACTTGGATTCGTTACAGATTTTGTTAGATCTTAGTTACAATGAGCTGAGTGGAAAGATACCATCAGCTTTTGGTAAATTAAACAAACTGGAACATTTAAATTTATCCCACAACAGATTTTCAGGCTCGATTCCATCTTCATTTGATCAAATGCTTAGCTTGGCTATTGTTGATGTTTCGTTCAATGAATTGAGTGGTCCTCTTCCAAACACCAAGGCATTTAAGGATGCTCCTGTTTATGTattgaagaacaacaaaggaCTGTGTGGTAATAGCTCTAGAGGTTTAAAACCATGTAATACTAATTCTATaattgaagttgaagaagaagttaaagAAAATGCAAAAGAGAGAATATTGTTTTACGGTGTTATTGCTTTGGGGTTCGCAGTTGGATTTTGGGGTTTGTTCTTGGTTCTGCTTCTCAAAAAAGAGAAATGGTGGTTTGGTTATTGGAGGATTATCGATTCCATTGTGACAAGAATAATCCGTTGTATTCACAAAAATTGA
- the LOC113278188 gene encoding expansin-like A1, with product MNKLKMEFIFVLFIFLLASSSVNGAPCNRRLCVHKSKAAYFPLSKPLITSGACGYGSMAKGFNKGYIASGISSLLEEKGVNVCGSCIHVTCKNETLCRGRGTNVVLTDSIHRQTRLRNVGTDLILSDRAFISMAAKGKARELLALRSYVEVEYERIPCEYKNQNVSIRVDESNNKRDRFVLTLLYQGGQTGIFSISVMYADTNSSSVELGMTHKYGAVWEIRRILEGIRRVPTGGRLSFKLLVYKGHDLHAYQSSSRHVPANWKIGEIYDLGFQLNGIIDVRSGCNCTG from the exons ATGAATAAGTTGAAAATGGAATTCATTTTTGTGCTTTTCATTTTCCTTCTCGCTTCCTCATCTGTTAATGGTGCTCCTTGTAACCGGCGTCTTTGTGTGCATAAAAGCAAGGCTGCTTATTTCCCTCTATCTAAGCCTCTCATTACCT CTGGAGCATGTGGGTATGGTTCTATGGCAAAAGGTTTCAATAAGGGATACATAGCATCTGGAATTTCTTCCCTGTTAGAAGAAAAGGGTGTTAACGTCTGCGGATCCTGCATACAT GTAACTTGCAAGAACGAGACACTGTGTAGAGGAAGAGGTACCAACGTGGTTCTAACTGACAGCATCCATCGCCAAACAAGACTTCGGAACGTAGGTACAGATTTGATTCTCAGCGACAGAGCTTTTATTTCAATGGCTGCTAAAGGTAAAGCCAGAGAACTCTTAGCACTCAGATCTTATGTCGAGGTGGAATACGAGAG GATACCTTGTGAATACAAGAACCAGAATGTGTCAATAAGAGTAGATGAAAGCAACAATAAACGAGATCGTTTCGTGCTTACATTGCTCTACCAAGGTGGTCAAACAGGAATCTTTTCAATCTCGGTAATGTACGCAGACACCAATTCTAGTAGTGTGGAGCTAGGCATGACCCATAAATATGGTGCAGTATGGGAAATAAGAAGAATTCTTGAAGGAATCAGAAGAGTTCCTACCGGAGGTCGTCTAAGTTTTAAGCTTCTTGTATATAAAGGGCATGATTTACACGCATATCAGTCTTCCTCCAGACATGTGCCTGCTAATTGGAAAATTGGAGAAATTTATGATTTGGGTTTTCAGTTGAACGGCATTATAGATGTGCGAAGTGGTTGTAATTGTACCGGTTGA